The DNA region ttgttgttgttgttataaatatataaatgaaaatcaattctatacattgatcaatgtgcatgtgtgtgtgtgtgtgtgtgtgatttattcgacaattttcatttcccctttcaattgtttgttgtattaATTATTCAGTGATTTTgatatgtgaaaaaaaaatcggatgatgatgatgtttatcattcattcattaatcgaatgatgacaattttttttaaatcaatcaatcaatcaatcaactttgaaatttttttttatcattttgttttaataATTTGTATATCCATAAATGTGTTtctgtgtgtgcgtgtgtgcatggcatttgtttcatcaaaaatttccACCTCTTTACTTCTTGTttgtacgaaaaaaaaaacaaaatttgatctTTGAACTGAACTTGATTTcattcagagaaaaaaaaattgaatcggaAAAGTGATaaagatttgtttgtttgtttgttttgttttttattgggttcgtgtgtatgttgaatttatattattgaattgaaaatacaTGCTTAGAACcgcgaaaaaaacaaccacaaccacaaccacaaACATGGCAATCGATTGTAATCATCGAGCAATCATTGCTCAAGCATATAAATTACCATCAATATTCATATTGAtcacatcattttcatatatttcatCCGAATTATTATACTGGATGTTATTATACATGGTTATATTTACATTCATACCGAATGCATTACATTCATTGTTTCTCATATTTATTGCAACAAATGATCGAttaaaacaacgacaacaacaacaacaacaatcgattattaataatgagaaacaaacaacaacaacaacaacaagatggTCAAAAATTAGCCATTTATTATTGGCCAAACAAATATGGATGACTGAAAAATTggcaaatttcatttcaaatcttATTGATCTATACGCATGGCTGGCACATTCGTATGAAATTGTTGGCTTGGAAAATGTTCCTGATGATCCGAAACGACCAGCATTGATGATCTGTTATCATGGTATATTACCGACGgatatgatttttgtttataatcaaatttataaaaaatatcACCGTTTTCCACGTGCTGTTGGTGATCGTTTTCTATTCATATTTGGCAATCTAATACGTGATTATATTTTTCCCGGTCCGGCCGACAAATGTATTGAAACATTAAAACAAGGACATTTACTCGTGATAGCACCAGGTGGCACTAGAGAAGCACAATTTGCAACAACACAATATGAAACATTATGGAATAATCGTTGTGGCTTTGCTCGTGTTGCACGTGAAGCCAAAGTGGATATAATACCgatatttacaaaaaattcaCGACAAATCTATATAATACCGAGAATATTTCAGATAATATTGAAACCAATATATGAATGTACACGTATACCAGTTGTACCATTTTTCGGTGGATTTCCCGTTAAATTAACATCATTCATTGGTAAACCAATACATTATGATTCAGCTGATAATGCTGAACAATTGGCAAGGATATGTCAgaaaacaattgatgatatgataGCAACATATCAAACATTTCCGGCAACAATAATTGGCGCTCTTAAAGAGCGTTTTATTAAATGTGATAATTGTTCGaccaacaccaacaccaacaccaacaccagcaccaccacaacagcaaaaaatgaatgaccaTTCTCATtttaacaaataaaatttttttggatcatttttttcgaaaaaaaaatcaatttttccacCCCCAATTCACAGAATCATTGCCTGAAATATTTCCCATCGTTATTagat from Dermatophagoides farinae isolate YC_2012a chromosome 5, ASM2471394v1, whole genome shotgun sequence includes:
- the LOC124492571 gene encoding DGAT1/2-independent enzyme synthesizing storage lipids, with product MLRTAKKTTTTTTTNMAIDCNHRAIIAQAYKLPSIFILITSFSYISSELLYWMLLYMVIFTFIPNALHSLFLIFIATNDRLKQRQQQQQQSIINNEKQTTTTTTRWSKISHLLLAKQIWMTEKLANFISNLIDLYAWLAHSYEIVGLENVPDDPKRPALMICYHGILPTDMIFVYNQIYKKYHRFPRAVGDRFLFIFGNLIRDYIFPGPADKCIETLKQGHLLVIAPGGTREAQFATTQYETLWNNRCGFARVAREAKVDIIPIFTKNSRQIYIIPRIFQIILKPIYECTRIPVVPFFGGFPVKLTSFIGKPIHYDSADNAEQLARICQKTIDDMIATYQTFPATIIGALKERFIKCDNCSTNTNTNTNTSTTTTAKNE